ATCATAATCTTCCATATCACGATAAATATATCCCAGATTATTCAACCTTACAGCAATTTTGGAAAGATCACCATATTTCCGGTCAATTGCCAATGCTCGCTGATAGTACCCAATAGCTTTCTCTTCCTCATTCCAGGCTTCATAAACCATGCCAATGCTGTTTAACACAGTTGATATATCTTCCTCATTACCATAAGTTTCTTCCGCCTGAAGTGCGTCTTGTAAATATTCCATTGCCTTATCATAACGTGCCTGTTTATAATAATTTATCCCCAGATTATTTAGTATGGTGATTTCTTCCGGTTTATCATCCAGCTTTTTGGCAATTTTCAATGCTGACTGATAGGTGATTTCTGCCTGTTCATATTGCATCAATAAATCCTGACAGTAAGCAACATCTCCCAGCCGCATTCCATAAGCAGGTGATGAATCCCCTTCCAGTTCCTTCACCAGATCCGCTGCCTGTTCATACCAGTTCAATGCCGATTTCAAATCATTCAGGTAATAATAGCTGTCTGCGATTAACCGGAATATTTTCGATTCAGAGGCTGTGTCTTTCTCTTCTCTGGCTATTGCCAGCGCTTTTTCCCCGGTTTCCAAAGCCATTGCTGGATCAGAACCAGACTGCTCTTCAAGCTTCATCAACATTCCCGCAAGCTCTTCACCTGCAGCTGCTGTTAACTGAAAAAAGACTATTATGACCACAAATACAAAAATTAACTTAACCCCTCTCATAAATACACCTTTTATTAAATGAATGTAATTCATTTAAAATGTTTTGGCAATTTACTGTCAACTCAAAAGAATATCACGCATCCTCCAGGAATTAAAATATTTTCTGCGAATAAGTGCATGTGCAGCGCTGGTGTACTCACAGGTGCGGCGCAGATGACGACTGCTATCAAACCATCCCCGACGAAAAAACTGCTGCGGATAATTACATAGATTGCAACTGATAACTGCACGTAATTCTCGCCGCACTTCCAGAGTACAGTTAGCGCTGCAAGTCTCACTTATCTAATCACTTATCTATTAGAAACATGCCCCGAATATATAAAAAACAGGGGGATGCCTGAAAAGAATATAACTGGCATCCACCCGTTTTTCATCTGAATTTTATTCTCAACTCTCCAGAATAATTTATAAACAATCAGTCCCTTAAAAATGATTGTCTCTCTACTCCCATTAAGATGTCTGATCGTGTATAGGCAGGAACAACCTTCCTTTTTTTAAGTAAATTTCATGTCTCTGCCGCACAGGCAAAATTGCTCCAGAAAATTATCTGGATTGCCTCAAAAACACCACTGTATGCATTTAAGAAGCATACTGGCAGCATACTGGTAACAAGGTAACGTCCCAAAAGTTGGTGTAAATTTAGAAGGAGAAAAAGATGTTTATATTTATTTGTTGCCACAAAAAAAGAGACTCCTTTATTAGAATCTCTAAAAACCAAAAAGGAGTCCCCTATGAACGCTGCTGTTAATATTACAGTCCGTGATTTTGTCAAGCTGAGATTGGCACAAAACCTTGAAGACTTTGATTTCCGTGTTGCCCTTGAGGAAATGATCCAGAACATCATCGAAACTCAATTCTCAGTTGAATTAGGTGCCATTCGATATCAACGATCTAAATTGAGAGAAAACTATCGAAATGGTCATAGGAAAAAGAACTTAATAACGGGGTTTGGAGAGCTTAATCTAAAAATACCCAAATGCCGCAGGGGTAGTTTTTTCCCCAGTATCTTAAATCGCTATGAGCGGATCGTAGATGCCGTAATCGGTGTAATTCAGGAGGCTTATATTCACGGAGTATCAACTCGCAATATGAAATATCTTTATAAAGAGTTATTATCTGAAGGTCTTTCCAGGAGTACAATTAGTCGTCATACTGCAAAGTTATTAGAAGAGATTGAGAAATGGAATAATCGGCAGCTATCAACTGAATATGAGTACATCTGGCTTGATGGTAAATTTACCAAAAAGCGCCATAACCACCAAAAACAATCAGTAGTAGTATTACATGGACTTGGATTAACAGCGAAGGGAGAAATTGAAAGTCTTGGGTATTTTCTGGCAAATAAGGAAAACGAATCCAATTGGAGAATATATCTTAAAGGTCTTCAACGCCGTGGTCTCAAACATTGTAAATTATGGATCAGAGATGAACATAAAGGATTAACAAAAGCCTTAGATAAGATGTATTCTGGCCAACTTCAACAGCGCTGTATAGTTCACTGGATCAGGAATGTCCTTGATCAGATTAAAATCAAAGATAAGCCCATAATTACTCTGCGCTTAAAGGAAATAAATAATTGTATAAGCCTTGAAGGTTTCAACGATGCTTTCAATCGGCTATGCTCAACACTTGAAAAAGAAGGTTATAACAACCTGGTTGATGAAATTGAATATGCAAAATTGGATTTAATAAACTT
The sequence above is drawn from the Candidatus Stygibacter australis genome and encodes:
- a CDS encoding IS256 family transposase, whose amino-acid sequence is MNAAVNITVRDFVKLRLAQNLEDFDFRVALEEMIQNIIETQFSVELGAIRYQRSKLRENYRNGHRKKNLITGFGELNLKIPKCRRGSFFPSILNRYERIVDAVIGVIQEAYIHGVSTRNMKYLYKELLSEGLSRSTISRHTAKLLEEIEKWNNRQLSTEYEYIWLDGKFTKKRHNHQKQSVVVLHGLGLTAKGEIESLGYFLANKENESNWRIYLKGLQRRGLKHCKLWIRDEHKGLTKALDKMYSGQLQQRCIVHWIRNVLDQIKIKDKPIITLRLKEINNCISLEGFNDAFNRLCSTLEKEGYNNLVDEIEYAKLDLINFLQFPESHWSKIKSTNPIERLNEELERRFKTIPIFPTDSSIALLGGSILMDVTESWRKRGNYMNKKEKKIINGIFK